The genomic segment CTCGGAAATCTGGCAGGAGATCGGCTGGGGCTCGATCATCTACCTGGCCGCGCTCACCGCGATCGATCCGCAGCTGTACGAGGCGGCGCGCATCGACGGCGCGAACCGGTGGAAGCAGACGCTCCACGTGACGCTGCCCGGCATCGCGCCGGCGATCGTCATCCTGTTTATATTGCAGATCGGCAAAATCCTCGAGTTCGGGTTCGATAAGGTGTACCTGCTCTCCAATCCGGCCACGTACGGAACGTCCGACATCATCGCGACTTATGTCTACCGCATGGGGATCATTCAAGGCAACTTCAGCTATGCGACGGCGATCGACCTGTTCATGGGGCTCATCGGCCTGGTCTTCGTCTACTCCGCCAACCAGGTGAGCCGCAGACTCGGAGAGACCAGTCTATGGTAAGGAGCGACTCTCATGACTAAACGCATCGGCGTCTTCGATATCGTCAACGTCCTCATTTTGGCCTTCGTCGCGGCAGTGGCATTGTTTCCGTTTATCCACATGGCGTCCGTATCTCTCAGCTCGGCGCATTACGTCGTCCGCAACGAGGTATCGTTTTGGCCGCGGGGATTGCAGTTCGACGTCTATGGCGAGGTGCTGCGGGACAATCGGCTGCTGGTCGGTTACAAAAATACGATTATTTACGTGGTGCTCGGCACCGTGCTGTCGCTTTTTTTCACGTCATTGGGCGCTTACTCGCTCTCGAAGCGGACGCTGACGTTCGGCAAGCCAATCATGCTGTTCATCGTGTTCACGATGCTGTTCAGCGGCGGGATGATCCCGACGTACCTGGTCGTGCGCAGTTACCACCTGATGGATACCGTTTGGGCGATGGTGCTGCCCGGCCTCGTCTCGACCTGGAATCTGATCGTCATGCGCACCTTTTTCCAAGGGATACCGGCGGAGATCGAGGAGTCCGGCAAGATCGATGGTCTATCCGATATGCGCACGCTCTTCAGCATCGTGCTTCCGCTGTCCAAGCCGGTGCTGATGACGATCGGGCTGTTC from the Cohnella hashimotonis genome contains:
- a CDS encoding carbohydrate ABC transporter permease encodes the protein MTKRIGVFDIVNVLILAFVAAVALFPFIHMASVSLSSAHYVVRNEVSFWPRGLQFDVYGEVLRDNRLLVGYKNTIIYVVLGTVLSLFFTSLGAYSLSKRTLTFGKPIMLFIVFTMLFSGGMIPTYLVVRSYHLMDTVWAMVLPGLVSTWNLIVMRTFFQGIPAEIEESGKIDGLSDMRTLFSIVLPLSKPVLMTIGLFYAVGIWNNFFYALLYLREESLYPLQLVIRNIVMVGQIGDAITSAASDQQGIVLESLKYAFILVGTLPILVVYPFIQRHFVNGVLIGSVKG